A single window of Rhodamnia argentea isolate NSW1041297 chromosome 5, ASM2092103v1, whole genome shotgun sequence DNA harbors:
- the LOC125312446 gene encoding MLP-like protein 28 isoform X1 encodes MTVHGKMEIDLEIRAPADRFHNVFSCRPHHISNISTDKIHGVDLHDGSWGKAGCVISWSYTHDGETKVAKEVIESIDDEKNSTTFRVIEGDLMKLYKNFVLIVHATPKQGGGSVVHWALEYEKLSEEETEPYSLLQFCVHVSKDIDLHLMEQAQAQTQA; translated from the exons ATGACGGTCCACGGGAAGATGGAGATAGACTTGGAGATCAGGGCTCCGGCCGACAGGTTCCACAACGTCTTCAGCTGCCGGCCCCACCACATCTCGAACATTTCTACTGATAAGATCCATGGCGTCGATCTGCACGACGGCAGCTGGGGCAAGGCCGGATGTGTCATCAGCTGGAGCTACACCCACG ATGGAGAGACTAAGGTCGCGAAGGAGGTGATAGAATCCATAGACGACGAGAAGAACTCGACGACATTCAGAGTGATCGAAGGCGACCTGATGAAGCTGTACAAGAACTTTGTCCTCATCGTCCATGCCACGCCCAAGCAAGGAGGCGGGAGCGTCGTCCACTGGGCGCTGGAGTACGAGAAGCTGAGCGAGGAGGAGACTGAGCCCTACTCGCTGCTCCAGTTCTGCGTCCATGTCAGCAAGGACATCGATCTTCATCTCATGGAACAGGCTCAGGCTCAG
- the LOC115739927 gene encoding MLP-like protein 28 isoform X1, which yields MTVHGKMEIDFEIKAPADKFHDVFSCRPHHISNISPDKVQGVDLHDGNWGKAGSIICWSYTHDGETKVAKEVIEAIDDEKNSTTFRVIEGDLMKLYKNFVFIVQATSKEGGGSIAHWTLEYEKLSEEVTEPYSLLQLGVHLSKDIDLHLMEQAQAQA from the exons ATGACAGTCCACGGGAAGATGGAGATAGACTTCGAGATCAAGGCTCCGGCTGACAAGTTCCACGATGTCTTCAGCTGTCGGCCACACCACATCTCGAACATATCCCCCGATAAGGTCCAGGGCGTCGATCTGCACGACGGCAACTGGGGCAAGGCCGGATCCATCATCTGCTGGAGCTACACGCACG ATGGAGAGACTAAGGTCGCGAAGGAGGTGATAGAAGCCATAGACGACGAGAAGAACTCGACAACATTCAGAGTGATTGAAGGCGACCTGATGAAGCTGTACAAGAACTTTGTCTTCATCGTCCAGGCCACGTCCAAGGAAGGAGGCGGGAGCATCGCTCACTGGACGCTCGAGTACGAGAAGCTGAGCGAGGAGGTGACTGAGCCCTACTCGCTGCTCCAGTTAGGCGTCCATCTCAGCAAGGACATCGATCTTCACCTCATGGAACAGGCTCAGGCTCAGGCCTAG
- the LOC125312446 gene encoding MLP-like protein 28 isoform X2, translated as MTVHGKMEIDLEIRAPADRFHNVFSCRPHHISNISTDKIHGVDLHDGSWGKAGCVISWSYTHDGETKVAKEVIESIDDEKNSTTFRVIEGDLMKLYKNFVLIVHATPKQGGGSVVHWALEYEKLSEEETEPYSLLQFCVHVSKDIDLHLMEQAQAQA; from the exons ATGACGGTCCACGGGAAGATGGAGATAGACTTGGAGATCAGGGCTCCGGCCGACAGGTTCCACAACGTCTTCAGCTGCCGGCCCCACCACATCTCGAACATTTCTACTGATAAGATCCATGGCGTCGATCTGCACGACGGCAGCTGGGGCAAGGCCGGATGTGTCATCAGCTGGAGCTACACCCACG ATGGAGAGACTAAGGTCGCGAAGGAGGTGATAGAATCCATAGACGACGAGAAGAACTCGACGACATTCAGAGTGATCGAAGGCGACCTGATGAAGCTGTACAAGAACTTTGTCCTCATCGTCCATGCCACGCCCAAGCAAGGAGGCGGGAGCGTCGTCCACTGGGCGCTGGAGTACGAGAAGCTGAGCGAGGAGGAGACTGAGCCCTACTCGCTGCTCCAGTTCTGCGTCCATGTCAGCAAGGACATCGATCTTCATCTCATGGAACAGGCTCAGGCTCAGGCCTAG
- the LOC115739927 gene encoding MLP-like protein 31 isoform X2, with translation MTVHGKMEIDFEIKAPADKFHDVFSCRPHHISNISPDKVQGVDLHDGNWGKAGSIICWSYTHDGETKVAKEVIEAIDDEKNSTTFRVIEGDLMKLYKNFVFIVQATSKEGGGSIAHWTLEYEKLSEEIGRGHW, from the exons ATGACAGTCCACGGGAAGATGGAGATAGACTTCGAGATCAAGGCTCCGGCTGACAAGTTCCACGATGTCTTCAGCTGTCGGCCACACCACATCTCGAACATATCCCCCGATAAGGTCCAGGGCGTCGATCTGCACGACGGCAACTGGGGCAAGGCCGGATCCATCATCTGCTGGAGCTACACGCACG ATGGAGAGACTAAGGTCGCGAAGGAGGTGATAGAAGCCATAGACGACGAGAAGAACTCGACAACATTCAGAGTGATTGAAGGCGACCTGATGAAGCTGTACAAGAACTTTGTCTTCATCGTCCAGGCCACGTCCAAGGAAGGAGGCGGGAGCATCGCTCACTGGACGCTCGAGTACGAGAAGCTGAGCGAGGAG ATCGGAAGAGGTCACTGGTGA
- the LOC115739929 gene encoding MLP-like protein 28, translating to MTVHGKVETDVEIKAPADKFHQVISCRPHHISNMSPGTVRGVDLHDGDWGKAGSIICWSYTHDGETKVAKEVIEAIDNEKNLTRFRVIEGDLMKLYKNFVFVVQATPKEGGGSIIRWTLEFEKLSEEVTEPYSLLQLCTHLSKDIDLHLMEQAQVQAQA from the exons atgactGTCCACGGGAAGGTGGAGACAGACGTGGAGATCAAGGCTCCGGCTGACAAGTTCCACCAAGTCATCAGCTGCCGGCCCCACCACATCTCCAACATGTCCCCCGGGACGGTCCGGGGCGTCGATCTGCACGACGGCGACTGGGGCAAGGCCGGATCCATCATCTGCTGGAGCTACACGCATG ATGGAGAGACTAAGGTCGCGAAAGAGGTGATAGAAGCCATAGATAACGAGAAGAACTTGACGAGGTTCCGAGTGATTGAAGGCGACCTGATGAAGCTGTACAAGAACTTTGTCTTCGTCGTCCAGGCCACGCCCAAGGAAGGAGGTGGGAGCATCATCCGCTGGACGCTCGAGTTCGAGAAGCTGAGCGAGGAAGTAACTGAGCCCTACTCGCTGCTCCAGCTATGCACCCATCTCAGCAAGGACATCGATCTTCACCTCATGGAACAGGCTCAGGTTCAGGCTCAGGCCTAG